One genomic region from Stutzerimonas decontaminans encodes:
- the flgM gene encoding flagellar biosynthesis anti-sigma factor FlgM: protein MVIDFNRPNSPLNAPNGRTSVQSNERTAGTQAELASSAPKTGTVNAGTGDTVQLSPEAQRLQQATDKLNEQPAVDLERVAKLKQAIADGSYQVDSERVAAKLLAFETQR, encoded by the coding sequence ATGGTCATCGACTTCAATCGACCGAACAGCCCACTGAACGCCCCTAACGGGCGCACCAGTGTGCAAAGTAACGAACGCACAGCTGGCACCCAAGCAGAACTCGCCAGCAGCGCTCCGAAAACCGGCACCGTTAATGCCGGCACCGGCGACACCGTACAGCTAAGTCCTGAAGCCCAGCGCCTGCAACAGGCGACCGACAAGCTCAACGAGCAGCCCGCGGTCGACCTGGAGCGAGTGGCCAAGCTGAAGCAGGCGATTGCTGACGGCTCTTATCAGGTCGACAGCGAACGAGTTGCAGCCAAGCTATTGGCGTTCGAAACGCAACGCTGA
- a CDS encoding flagella synthesis protein FlgN, producing MNDTALLEQLTDDIGMARELLELIDKEFKALSDRNLADLEVILTKKQPLLALLGQHGAQRSQWLRDQQLSADRSGLEQAASKSTDGPAILEKAQLLEAELESCRSANERNGRLIRANQSALGSMLGILQGKEEAPSLYDNRGGASRNKQQRPLSQA from the coding sequence ATGAACGATACCGCCCTGCTTGAGCAGCTGACCGATGATATCGGCATGGCCCGCGAGCTCCTTGAGTTAATCGACAAAGAGTTCAAGGCGCTGAGCGATCGCAATCTGGCGGATCTGGAAGTGATACTCACCAAGAAGCAGCCTCTGCTCGCATTGCTTGGCCAGCACGGAGCGCAGCGAAGCCAATGGCTGCGTGACCAGCAGCTCAGCGCAGACCGCTCAGGGCTGGAACAAGCCGCTAGCAAATCGACCGACGGCCCCGCCATTCTGGAAAAGGCTCAGTTACTTGAAGCCGAACTAGAGAGCTGCCGCAGCGCCAATGAGCGAAATGGCCGATTGATCCGAGCCAACCAGAGCGCGCTCGGAAGTATGCTGGGCATTCTTCAGGGGAAAGAGGAAGCTCCCAGCTTGTACGACAATCGCGGCGGGGCTTCCCGGAACAAGCAGCAGCGGCCTTTGAGCCAAGCCTGA
- a CDS encoding flagellar brake protein, with protein sequence MSSLFLDEDGPQPPKVLTAPLEIYANLRPLIENNTPLTLRFHERSQRYQSFLVEMNRETGWIALDELIPNDGERFLLQSEAFHVEGFYEGARVSWSNDQPVHVGEIDGARCYWIPTPAELTYHQRRNAYRAQLKEPVVAAQLGGAALRKKLEGRLLDISATGCKLSIKGNQQTSLQTGQVYELSARLPMGAIETAVELRHLVIDEKLDTSLCGLRFHRLSGLTQRQIERLVYQLQRDARRESAETPFG encoded by the coding sequence GTGTCTAGCCTATTTCTGGACGAGGACGGCCCCCAGCCTCCGAAAGTCCTGACGGCGCCACTGGAGATATACGCCAACCTGCGGCCGCTCATCGAAAACAACACCCCTCTCACCCTTCGGTTTCATGAGCGAAGTCAGCGCTACCAGAGCTTTCTGGTTGAAATGAATCGCGAAACCGGCTGGATTGCGCTCGATGAGCTGATTCCAAATGACGGGGAACGCTTTCTGCTACAGAGCGAAGCCTTTCACGTCGAGGGCTTCTATGAAGGCGCCCGAGTCTCCTGGTCGAATGATCAACCTGTGCACGTCGGCGAAATAGATGGCGCTCGCTGTTACTGGATACCTACGCCAGCAGAACTGACCTACCATCAACGTCGCAATGCTTATCGCGCACAGCTCAAGGAGCCTGTTGTCGCAGCCCAGCTTGGCGGCGCAGCGCTGCGCAAAAAGCTAGAAGGCAGACTGCTCGATATTTCAGCCACGGGCTGCAAACTAAGCATCAAGGGCAATCAGCAAACCAGCCTCCAGACCGGACAGGTTTACGAGCTTTCAGCGAGACTACCGATGGGGGCGATTGAAACTGCGGTTGAGCTGCGCCACTTGGTTATCGACGAGAAGCTTGATACTTCCCTATGCGGATTGCGCTTTCATCGGCTCAGCGGGCTTACGCAACGCCAGATCGAACGCCTGGTGTATCAGCTGCAGCGCGATGCCCGCCGCGAGAGCGCCGAAACCCCCTTCGGCTAG
- a CDS encoding PA3371 family protein: protein MSKYALTCLAMTAVCVYGVFLTPHEMSGLIQASKAGVGIFGTLFILAMLIGRRIKFDPVLR from the coding sequence ATGTCTAAGTACGCACTTACCTGTCTAGCAATGACCGCTGTATGCGTGTACGGCGTCTTTCTAACCCCTCACGAAATGAGCGGACTTATCCAAGCGAGCAAAGCCGGAGTAGGTATTTTTGGCACGCTGTTCATCCTTGCCATGCTAATCGGCCGCCGGATCAAATTTGACCCAGTGCTTCGCTAG
- a CDS encoding Arc family DNA-binding protein: MRPMKQAVYSSRTADKFVVRLPDGMRERIAEVARNHHRSMNSEIIARLEQSLLQEGALDDDLSMRLDSPELSLHERELLQRFRQLAHRQQNALIALIAQDTELSKEEN; this comes from the coding sequence ATGCGCCCTATGAAACAGGCAGTTTATTCCAGCCGCACGGCTGACAAATTCGTGGTTCGCCTTCCCGACGGCATGCGCGAGCGCATCGCTGAGGTGGCTCGCAACCACCATCGCAGCATGAACTCTGAAATCATCGCCAGGCTGGAACAGAGCCTCCTGCAGGAGGGTGCATTGGATGACGACCTCAGCATGCGCTTGGACAGCCCTGAGCTTTCTCTGCATGAAAGGGAGCTTTTGCAACGCTTCCGGCAACTGGCCCACCGCCAGCAAAATGCGCTAATCGCCCTGATTGCCCAAGACACAGAGCTGAGCAAAGAAGAGAACTGA
- a CDS encoding sodium ion-translocating decarboxylase subunit beta, which yields MDKLLKLWQGTGLYHLEPGQALMILVCLGLIYLAIRKGFEPLLLIPIGFGGILANIPVANMGEGAGILHLFYEVGLPTSVFPLLIFMGVGAMTDFGPMLANPKTLLLGAAAQFGIFATLLGALALTAAGIPGMEFTLREAASIAIIGGADGPTSIFVTSKLAPELLGPIAVAAYSYMALVPLIQPPIMRALTTKEERAIVMTQLRHVSHVEKIIFPLVLCLLVGLLLPDAAPLVGMFAFGNLLRECGVVDRLADTSRNALINIVTIALGLTVGSKLSAEAFLQIKTLGILVLGMVAFCGGTAAGIFMAKVMNRFSENKINPLIGSAGVSAVPMAARVSNKVGLEANPQNFLLMHAMGPNVAGVIGSAVAAGVLLNFVG from the coding sequence ATGGATAAGTTGCTCAAGCTGTGGCAGGGGACGGGTCTTTATCATCTAGAGCCAGGGCAGGCACTGATGATTCTGGTCTGCCTAGGATTGATTTACCTGGCAATCCGCAAAGGATTCGAGCCGTTGCTTTTGATACCGATTGGGTTCGGCGGAATCTTGGCCAACATCCCCGTGGCCAACATGGGCGAGGGCGCCGGGATCCTCCATCTGTTCTATGAGGTGGGGCTGCCGACCAGCGTTTTCCCGTTGCTGATCTTCATGGGCGTTGGCGCCATGACCGACTTCGGTCCGATGCTTGCCAATCCGAAGACCCTGTTGCTCGGTGCCGCTGCACAGTTCGGTATCTTTGCGACCCTGCTTGGCGCGTTGGCGCTTACTGCTGCGGGGATTCCGGGTATGGAGTTCACGCTGCGCGAAGCAGCATCGATCGCCATCATCGGCGGGGCAGATGGTCCAACTTCCATCTTTGTGACATCTAAGCTGGCGCCAGAGCTTCTGGGGCCGATTGCGGTGGCCGCCTATTCCTACATGGCACTCGTGCCGCTGATCCAGCCGCCGATAATGCGCGCGCTGACCACGAAGGAAGAGCGAGCCATTGTCATGACGCAGTTGCGTCACGTCAGTCATGTCGAAAAGATCATCTTCCCCTTGGTGCTCTGCCTTCTGGTCGGCCTGCTACTGCCGGATGCGGCTCCGTTGGTTGGGATGTTTGCGTTCGGCAACCTGTTGCGTGAGTGCGGAGTGGTAGACCGCTTGGCTGATACCTCTCGCAACGCTCTGATCAACATCGTTACCATCGCGCTTGGGTTGACCGTGGGGTCCAAGCTTTCTGCCGAGGCTTTTTTGCAGATCAAGACGCTCGGCATTCTCGTTCTGGGAATGGTTGCGTTCTGCGGTGGTACCGCGGCGGGTATCTTTATGGCGAAGGTTATGAACCGCTTCAGTGAGAACAAGATCAATCCGTTGATCGGTTCTGCTGGTGTCTCGGCTGTGCCGATGGCTGCGCGCGTGTCGAACAAGGTGGGGTTGGAGGCGAACCCTCAGAACTTCCTGCTTATGCATGCAATGGGGCCAAACGTGGCAGGCGTCATTGGCTCAGCCGTGGCGGCCGGGGTGCTGCTCAACTTCGTTGGCTGA